GAAACTGGAACCGCTGGTTATGCGCATCCAGCACAGCGACCGGCATCTGGGCAAGACCGCTAAAAAGGCAGCGGTACAACTGCCGGTGGCCGGGGACCAGGCGGTCATTCTGAAACGCCAACTCATCTCCGCGGTGGAAAAAGAGCAGTTTGAACTGGCCGCCACACTGCGTGACCGGTTGAAGGTGCTGGAATCGGAGCAGGTGAAATAGGTAATTATTTTTGCCACAAAAGCATGCGCTGAGCTGTGCCGAAGTGGCACAGAAGACACAAAAACTTTATAAATAAATCATAAATTGGGAATAGTAATTATGACAATGTGTCATAATACTTTTTAATATTAACTTCGTGAAATCATGTTAATCCTGTCTATTCCAGTAAATAGGACAGTCAAATAATATGAACCCAGATGACGCAGGGATCATAGGCCTTCTGCAGCAGCCGGCCGGATGGACAAATGCCTCCGGGAAGGAGGCGGAGACCATCCTGTCCAGCCGGGTCAGGCTGGCCCGCAACCTCCAGAACTACAATTTCCCGGGCCGCTGCCGCGAGGCCGAGCGGCGGGAGATCCTGGATTTCAGCAAGGAGCAGGCCCTTCAGGTCAATTACCTCAAGGGGGCGGCATTCTTCTCCCTGGACGGGATCACCAAGCTGGGCAGGAGAGCCCTGGAGGAGCGGCGAATGGCCGGCTCCGGCCCGGGGGAGCAGCTTCAATCCGGGGTGTTGATCTCCCCGGAACAGAATGTCAGCCTGATGATCAACGAAGAGGATCATTTAAGGCTCCAGACCATATTTCCGGGGCTGGACCTGCTGGAGGCTTTCAGGGTAGCCGACCAGGTGGACGATCAGCTGCAGGAGCGGATGGAAGTGGCCTTTACCTCCGACCACGGATTCCTGACGGCCTGCCCCTCAAACCTGGGCACCGGTCTAAGGGCCTCGGTGCTGATGCATCTGCCGGCGCTGGCCTTGAGCGACCAGAGGGAGGCCTTGATCGAACAGCTTTCCCAAAAAGGGATCGTGGCCCGGGGAGCCTATGGCGAGGGCAGCCGGGTCAAGGCCAACCTGTTCCAGTTCTCCAACCGGACCTCCCTGGGCAAAAGCGAGCTGGAGATAGTGGAAGAGGTGGAGCAGGCGGCCAGATCATTGCAGAGCGAAGAGAACAAGCAGCGGGATGATCTGTGGAGCAGGTCCCGCCCCGAGTTGGAAGACAGGGTCTTTAGGGCCAGGGCGGTACTAAGCCAGGCCAGGCTGCTTTCACTTGATGAGTTTTTAAGCTTATGGTCGGCGGTCCGGCTGGGCTTAAGCCTGGGGCTGTTTGATTCCCCGAAGCTTCCGGAACTCAACCGGATGCTGATAGCCATGCAGCCGGCCCACCTGCAGTTCGCCTGCGACCGGACGCTGGATGCCACCCAGGAGGATATCGAACGGGCGGACCGGGTCCGGGCGATGTTTGTGTAGGATTCCATTTTTAGCCCAGCCCTAAAGGACTGGGCTAAAAATGATACTTTACATATTTACTACACTTTAATACTTGGATGTTATGAAAGAAAACCGCTTTACCGAGAGGGCCAAGAAGGTCCTGTTCATGGCCCGGGAGGAGGCCCGGCGGCTGCAGCACGATTACGTGGGCACCGAGCACATCCTGCTGGCCATGATCCGCGAGGGCCAGGGCGTGGCGGCCACCGTGCTGACCAACCTGGGGCTGAACCTGGAACAGGTCAAGCGCCGGGTGGAGGAGATGGCCCCGCTGGCCGGGGGAACTATGGCCCTGGGCGACATGCCTTTCAACCAGGCGGCCAAGAACGCCATGGAATACGGGGTGGACGAGGCCCGCTCCCTGCAGCACAGCTACGTGGGTACCGAGCATCTGCTGCTGGGCCTTTTGGACGAGCCCGACGGCGTGGCCGGACGGGCGCTGTTGTCCTTCGGCGCCGACACCGAGCGGGTGCGGGCCGAGATGCTGCGCCTGCTGGCGGTGGAGCCGGGCGGCCTGCCCAAGCCGGTGGCCGACTCCCAGAGCAAGACCCCGGCCCTGGATTATTTCTGCCGCGACCTGTCCCAGCTGGCCCGTGATGGCAAGCTGGACCCGGTGATCGGGCGGGCCCGGGAGATAGAGCGGGTGATCCAGATCCTTTCCCGGCGCAAGAAGAACAATCCGGTGCTGATCGGCGAGGCCGGGGTGGGCAAGACCGCCATAGTGGAGGGCCTGGCCCAGCAGATAATAGCCGGACAGGTGCCGGAGCAGATCTCCGGCAAGCGGGTGCTGGCCCTGGACCTGGCGGCGGTGGTGGCCGGCACCAAGTACCGGGGGCAGTTCGAGGAGCGCCTGAAGGCGGTGATGAACGAGCTGAAGACAGCCAGCGATGCCATCCTCTTTCTGGACGAGCTCCACACCATCGTCGGCGCCGGCGGGGCCGAGGGGGCCCTGGATGCCTCCAACATGCTGAAGCCGGCCCTGGCCCGAGGCGAGATCCAGTGCGTGGGGGCCACCACCATGGACGAGTACCGCAAGCACATAGAGAAGGACGCGGCCCTGGAGCGCAGGTTCCAGAGCATAGTGGTGGAGCCGCCGGGGGTGGAGGAGACCATCAGGATACTGAAAGGCCTGCAGTCAAAGTACGAGGAGCACCACAAGATAAAATATTCCGGAGAGGCCATTGAGTCGGCGGTCCGGCTCTCCGACCGCTACATCAGCGACCGCTTTTTGCCGGACAAGGCCATAGACGTGATAGATGAGGCGGGCTCCCGGGCCCGGCTGGGGGCCAGCGAGCCGCCGCTGGAGATCAAGGCCCTGGACGGCGAGCTGGAGCAGATAGTCCTGTCCAAGATAGCGGCGGTCAAAAAGCAGGACTACGAGGGCGCGGCCAGCTGGCGGGACGCCGAGCGCAACAAGAAACAGGAGATAGAGCGGCTGAAGGCCGCCTGGAAGAAGAGCCGGGAGCAGATAAGGGTGGTGATCGGCGAGGAGGACATCGCCTATGTGGTGGCCCGCTGGACCGGCATCCCCATCGTCAAGCTGGAGGAGAAGGAGTCGGCCCGGCTGCTGAAGATGGAACAGGAACTAAGCAAGCGTGTGGTGGGCCAGGACCAGGCCATCTCGGCCATCTCCCGGGCGGTGCGCCGCACCCGGGCCGGGATCAAGGATCCCAAGCGGCCCATGGGCTCCTTCATCTTCCTGGGGCCCACTGGGGTGGGCAAGACCGAACTGGCCAGGACCCTGGCCGCCTTTCTGTTCGAGGATGAGAACGCCCTGATCCGGGTGGACATGTCGGAATACATGGAAAAACACGCGGTCTCCCGGATGATGGGTGCCCCTCCGGGCTATGTAGGCTACGAGGAGGGCGGACAGCTGACCGAGAAGGTGCGGCGCCGGCCCTATTCGGTGGTGCTGCTGGACGAGATCGAGAAGGCCCACCCCGACGTCTTCAACGTCCTGTTGCAGGTGCTGGAGGACGGCCTGCTGACCGATTCCTACGGCCGCAAGGTCAGCTTCAAGAACACGGTGGTGATCATGACCTCCAACCTGGGAGCCCGGGAGATCAAGAAAGGCGTCAGCCTGGGATTCCAGTCGTCGGACGACCAGCAGTCGTTCGATCTGATGAAGGACAAGGTGCTGGCCGAACTGAAGAAGACCTTCAACCCCGAATTCCTGAACCGGGTGGACGAGACGGTGGTGTTCCATTCCCTGGGCGAGCCGGAGATGGAGCAGATCGTGGAGATCCTGGCCGGGCAGCTTTCCGCCCGGCTGGCCGAAAAGGACATCAGGATCAAGCTGAGCCCCGAGGCCAAGCAGCTTTTGGCGGAGAAGGGGTTCGATCCCTCCTCCGGGGCCCGTCCGGTCAAGCGAACCATTCAGCGGCTGGTGGAGGACCCGCTGTCGGAGGAGATACTGAAGGGCTCGGTCAAGCCGGGGGATGCGGTGGAGGTGGAGGCAAAGGCCGGGATCATTCACTTTAAACCGGCCAAAGGCCGGGCGGTCAGCGGGAAGAAAAAGGCGTGATAAATTATCCCACCAACTAAAAAACTAGATCAGGCCGGAACATTTTGTTCCGGCCTTGTCTTTTTATAACCCCATATGGTTTTATTAATCTCCGGTTTAAACCATTGCCCTGTTTACCGGGTCTAATGTATATTGCCAATACTGCTGTCAAAAGGGCTTTGGGACACCAAGGCCTTTTCTTTGTTCCCGTATGGCATTGAAACTGAACGGCGGCAGACAATAACGGAACATTTTGTCCCGGCTTTGCGTATTGTATATGAAGCACGTTTTCCTCTTCTAAATGGGCCTTTTTTCGCATTGACTATTAATAGGGCGGATGTTATAATTAGTTACTACGGAACAAGATACTTTAACCCACTAAAAAAACGAAAAAGTAATTGATAAAAAAAGAGTGTTATTAAATGTGCTGAGAGTCTTTGTTCAAGACTTGTTAGCGTATTTCGTGCATTTAGTGGGCAATTCAGGTAGAACTAAATAATGCTCTGCCTTCAATCCGGACGGGATCTTTTCCCCTCCGGGAAAACAAACTTATCAGGATGATCTATGAACCAAAAATTACTCCGGACAGCCTGTTTGATCCTGTTATTATCGGCCTTTACAGGTTCCCTTTCCCTGGCCCTGACCGTGACCGGCCTTAAGGTGGAGGGCAACCAGAATGTTGACCAGGCCTCCATCATCAACGCCTCCCAGCTGACCGTAGGTGACAGCGTGGACACCGACGGCCTTTCCTCGGCCCTGCGCAAAGTTTACGCCCTGGGATATTTCAAGGACGTCCAGCTTCGCACCGACAGCACCGGGATGGGCAGCGACCTGGTCTTTGTGGTGGCGGAAAAACCGCTGGTGGAGCGGGTGGAATTTTTGGGCAACGAAAAGATCAGCACCCAGGACCTGGAGGACACCCTGACGGTCCGGCCCGGTTCCATGCTGGACAAGAAGATCATCAGCCAGAACGCCGCCCTGATCCGCAATATGTACCTGGAAAAGGGTTACTCCGACGCGACAGTGCGGGACACCCTGATCGAATCCGGCAGCAAATACTCCCTGCGCTATGTGATAGACGAGGGCCGCAAGGTCCGGGTCAAAAAGATAGTCTTTACCGGGAACCCCAGCCTTAAAAGCCGGGACATCATCCAGGCCATGACCACCAAGCAGCGCGGCTGGACCATGTTGTGGAAGGCGGTTCCCTGGTACCGCAAGGGGGCCTACAGCCAGGACACTCTGACCGATGACCTGGCCCGGGTGGAACGCTACTGCCAGAACTACGGGTTCATAGAGGCCAAGGCCGTACTGGACAGCGTCAGCTACAATGACGACCGGGACCGGGTGACCACCTACATCAACCTGACGGAGGGGACCAAGTACCGGGTGGGGCAGTTGATCTTTGAGGGCAACGAAAAAATAACCACCCCCAAGCTGAACAAAGCCCTGGTCCTTAAGCCGGGCCAGGTCTTCAGCGCCGACCACGCCGACAAGACGCTGGAGAACCTTTACACCATCTACACCGAGGAGGGCTTCATCTACTGCCGGGTGATCCCGGAGCCCAGCCTGCACGACTCCATGGCCGACATGAAATACAGCATCCTGGAGAACAACCCGGCCCACATCCGGCAGGTGATCATCGCCGGCAACACCAAGACCAGGGATAAGGTCATCCGCCGCCAGCTGAAGGTGCTGCCCGGGGACCTGTTCCGCCGTTCCCTGGTGATCCGCAGCCAGCGCGAGGTTTTCTCCCTGGGATATTTTGAGGACGTCCAGATCGGCTCCCAGCCGGCCGACACCAGCGGCGACATAGACCTGATCTTCACCGTCAAGGAAAAGCAGGTGGGGCAGTTCCAGGTGGGCACCACCTACGGCGCCACCGACGGGCTGGCCGGATTCGTCCAGATCGGGATGCCCAACCTGTTCGGGCGGGGGCAGGAGATAAACTTTAAGACCGAATTCAGTTCCAAGAAGTTCAACCTGGACCTGGGCTTCACCGAGCCCTGGCTGTTCGACACCCCCACCTCGGCCGGGATCGACCTTTACCGCACCACCTATTCCTACACCACTTACGACGAGGAGAGGATCGGCGGCGGGCTGCGGCTGGGCAGGCCCATTCCCTGGCTGGATTACACCCGGGGCTACTGGCAGTATAATCTGGAACGGCTGGACATTTACAACCCTTCCAGCAGCATAGCCGCCACGGTAAACAGCCAGACCTGGCCCCGGATATCCTCCAGCACCGGCATCAGCCTGGTGCGGGACAGCCGGGACCGGCCGTTCAACGCCACCAACGGAAGCCGGACCATGCTCAGCTCCGAATTCTGCGGAGGGGTTTTGCAGGGCCGGGTGGATTACCAGAAATACATCGGCGAATACCGGTATTACCATCCCCTGTTCTGGAAGCTGGCGGTGATGGGCCGGGCCCGGGCCGGAATGGTGGACGGCTATTCCAGCCCCAATACAGTGCCCATCAGCGAGCGGTTTTTCGTGGGCGGCGCCGGCGAGGACGGCATCCGGGGCTACCCCGACCGCTCCGTCAGCACTTCCATCGGGGGGCGGGCCATGGCGGTCACCAATCTGGAACTGCGCTACGGCATAAATTCCAGCATTTATTCCATGCTGTTCCTGGATGCCGGCAACTCCTGGCTCAGCGTCAAGGACGTCCGGGCCAAGGCTTACAAGGGTTTGGGGGCCGGGGTCAGGATGGAGATCCCCATGATCGGCATCCTGGGCTTCGACTGGGCCTACGGGTTTGACCGCAAACTGCTGGGCCTGCAGGACCACTGGGAATTCCATTTCCAGATCGGGACCACGTTCTGATCACTTTAGCTGAAAGCTTATAGCCGTCAGCCATAGGCTTTTTGTCTTTGATTTTAGCAAAGGAGCGATAATGAAAATTGCCAGAAGTGTTTTTGTCTGGGCGGTGCTGCTTTTAATGGCCGCCGCTTCACCCGCTCTGGCCCAGAAAACGGGCTACGTGGACTCCAAGAAGATATTCGAAAGCTACAAGGGGGCCGGGGACATCAAGCAGCAGGTCAACCGGGCGCTGGACGCCTGGAACAAGGAGATCGAAGCCAAGCGGGCGGAGATCGACTCCTTGCAGCGGGACCTGGAGTCCCAGAACCTGGTGATCAGCAGCGAGCGCCGCAAGCTTAAGCAGGACGAGATCAAGGCCAGGAGCAAAGAGGTGGAAACCCTGATCCATCAGGTCTACGATCCCTCCGGCAAGCTGGACTCCAAGAACAAGGAACTCTCCAAGCCGATGGCGGAGAAGATCGGGGCCATCATCAAAAAGGTGGCTTTGGACAACAACATCCTGCTGGTGCTGGACTCCTCCTCGGGCGCAGTGGTCTATGCCGACAAGGACCTGGACCTGACCGACCAGGTGCTGGAGGAACTGGCCAAGGCGGAAGGGATCGTGGCCCAGTACCAGGCCACCCTGGCCCTGTTTCCGGTCTGGGATGCCGACCCCGAGGCGGTCCGCAAAAAACTGGGCAAGCTGGCCTTCGGGTATCTCTTCAGCTCCCTGGGCCGCTCCGAAACATTCAAGCCCCTGGCCCAAAAGCTGGTCCGGGATCTGGTCAAGGACAAGGGGCTGGAGGAAAAAGAGGTCAGCGATGCCCGGGGAATGGAGATGGCCAAGATACTGACCGCCCAGTTCTCCATCAGCGGAGGCATCAATTATAATGCGGCCAGCGGGCAGATCACCCTAAAACTCCGGCTGTTCAACGTGGACACCGGGATGATGCTGGCCGAGGAGAGCGAAGTGGCGGCCAGCCAGACCGAACTTTCCGGGGCCTGCGAGAACCTGGTGGCCAGGCTGGCCCAGAAGGCCGGCGGAAAATGAGAAGCATCAAGGCCAGCGAGATCGCCGCCCTGTGCCAGGGACGCCTGGCGGGCCCCGACCTGGAGCTGAAAGGGCTGTCCGGCTTAAAGGAGGCCCAGCCCGGATTTTTAAGCTTTTTATCCAACCCCAAATATGCCGCCGCGCTTCCGGATACCAAGGCTTCCTGCATAATAGTTCCCCCGGGTACGGAAGTGAGTGGCAAGACCGTCATTGAATGCCGGGATCCCTATCTGGGCTTCGCCAAGGCCGCCCAGCTTTTCTACCGGGAATCAAACCCCAGGCCTGAACCCGGGATCCATCCGGCCGCAGTGGTATCTCCCAGTGCTAATATAGATCCTTCCGCCACGGTCGGTCCGTATGCGGTGATAGAAGAAGGGGCCGGGATCGGCCCCCGCACAGTGGTGATGGGGCCAAGCTTCATCGGAGCCCGGGCCAAAATCGGAAGCGATTGTCTGATCTACCCCAACGCCGCGATCCGGGAAGAATGCCTCTTGGGCAACGGGGTCATCATCCACTGCGGGGCGGTGGTGGGCTCGGACGGCTTCGGCTACGCCCGGGAGGGCGCCAGATATGTCAAGATACCCCAGACCGGGATTGTCATTTTGGAAGACGAGGTCGAGATCGGGGCCAACTCCACCATCGACCGGGGGGCTTTGGGCCCCACCCGCATCAAGCGGGGGACCAAGCTGGACAACCTGGTGCACATTGCCCACAACGTGGAAATAGGGGAGGACGGAGCCATCGCGGCCTTGAGCGGCATCGCCGGATCATCCATCATAGGCGACCGGCTGATCATGGGGGGAAAGGTGGGGATGATCGGGCACCTGGAGATCGGCGACGACGTGATCTGTCTGGCCTATTCCGGGGTCACCAAGTCCACTCCCTCCAAGACCATGCTTTACGGCAACCCGGCCCGGCCCCATATGAGGGGCAAGAGGATAGACGCCGCGGTTGACATGCTGCCGGAGAAGATGAAGGTGATAAGCGACCTGGAGAAAAGGGTGGCCGAGCTGGAGGAGAAGCTGAAAGGATAATTCGGGACGCAGATAAACGCAGATTTCACGGATTCAATATTTCCAGCCATGGCAGAAGACCATAAAACGATTAAGCCCCTTGCATAACAAGCAGGGGGCTTCTTTGTCAAACCCTTGACAAAACGGATGATTGCGGGTATAATTAGCATATGCCAAAAACAACAATGGAGACGAAATGCCCAGACCGTGCAAATGCCGGAGAGTGAGATGTCATTCCGGAGC
The window above is part of the bacterium genome. Proteins encoded here:
- a CDS encoding OmpH family outer membrane protein — translated: MKIARSVFVWAVLLLMAAASPALAQKTGYVDSKKIFESYKGAGDIKQQVNRALDAWNKEIEAKRAEIDSLQRDLESQNLVISSERRKLKQDEIKARSKEVETLIHQVYDPSGKLDSKNKELSKPMAEKIGAIIKKVALDNNILLVLDSSSGAVVYADKDLDLTDQVLEELAKAEGIVAQYQATLALFPVWDADPEAVRKKLGKLAFGYLFSSLGRSETFKPLAQKLVRDLVKDKGLEEKEVSDARGMEMAKILTAQFSISGGINYNAASGQITLKLRLFNVDTGMMLAEESEVAASQTELSGACENLVARLAQKAGGK
- the lpxD gene encoding UDP-3-O-(3-hydroxymyristoyl)glucosamine N-acyltransferase, which codes for MRSIKASEIAALCQGRLAGPDLELKGLSGLKEAQPGFLSFLSNPKYAAALPDTKASCIIVPPGTEVSGKTVIECRDPYLGFAKAAQLFYRESNPRPEPGIHPAAVVSPSANIDPSATVGPYAVIEEGAGIGPRTVVMGPSFIGARAKIGSDCLIYPNAAIREECLLGNGVIIHCGAVVGSDGFGYAREGARYVKIPQTGIVILEDEVEIGANSTIDRGALGPTRIKRGTKLDNLVHIAHNVEIGEDGAIAALSGIAGSSIIGDRLIMGGKVGMIGHLEIGDDVICLAYSGVTKSTPSKTMLYGNPARPHMRGKRIDAAVDMLPEKMKVISDLEKRVAELEEKLKG
- the bamA gene encoding outer membrane protein assembly factor BamA, with the protein product MNQKLLRTACLILLLSAFTGSLSLALTVTGLKVEGNQNVDQASIINASQLTVGDSVDTDGLSSALRKVYALGYFKDVQLRTDSTGMGSDLVFVVAEKPLVERVEFLGNEKISTQDLEDTLTVRPGSMLDKKIISQNAALIRNMYLEKGYSDATVRDTLIESGSKYSLRYVIDEGRKVRVKKIVFTGNPSLKSRDIIQAMTTKQRGWTMLWKAVPWYRKGAYSQDTLTDDLARVERYCQNYGFIEAKAVLDSVSYNDDRDRVTTYINLTEGTKYRVGQLIFEGNEKITTPKLNKALVLKPGQVFSADHADKTLENLYTIYTEEGFIYCRVIPEPSLHDSMADMKYSILENNPAHIRQVIIAGNTKTRDKVIRRQLKVLPGDLFRRSLVIRSQREVFSLGYFEDVQIGSQPADTSGDIDLIFTVKEKQVGQFQVGTTYGATDGLAGFVQIGMPNLFGRGQEINFKTEFSSKKFNLDLGFTEPWLFDTPTSAGIDLYRTTYSYTTYDEERIGGGLRLGRPIPWLDYTRGYWQYNLERLDIYNPSSSIAATVNSQTWPRISSSTGISLVRDSRDRPFNATNGSRTMLSSEFCGGVLQGRVDYQKYIGEYRYYHPLFWKLAVMGRARAGMVDGYSSPNTVPISERFFVGGAGEDGIRGYPDRSVSTSIGGRAMAVTNLELRYGINSSIYSMLFLDAGNSWLSVKDVRAKAYKGLGAGVRMEIPMIGILGFDWAYGFDRKLLGLQDHWEFHFQIGTTF
- a CDS encoding ATP--guanido phosphotransferase, whose protein sequence is MNPDDAGIIGLLQQPAGWTNASGKEAETILSSRVRLARNLQNYNFPGRCREAERREILDFSKEQALQVNYLKGAAFFSLDGITKLGRRALEERRMAGSGPGEQLQSGVLISPEQNVSLMINEEDHLRLQTIFPGLDLLEAFRVADQVDDQLQERMEVAFTSDHGFLTACPSNLGTGLRASVLMHLPALALSDQREALIEQLSQKGIVARGAYGEGSRVKANLFQFSNRTSLGKSELEIVEEVEQAARSLQSEENKQRDDLWSRSRPELEDRVFRARAVLSQARLLSLDEFLSLWSAVRLGLSLGLFDSPKLPELNRMLIAMQPAHLQFACDRTLDATQEDIERADRVRAMFV
- a CDS encoding ATP-dependent Clp protease ATP-binding subunit; the encoded protein is MKENRFTERAKKVLFMAREEARRLQHDYVGTEHILLAMIREGQGVAATVLTNLGLNLEQVKRRVEEMAPLAGGTMALGDMPFNQAAKNAMEYGVDEARSLQHSYVGTEHLLLGLLDEPDGVAGRALLSFGADTERVRAEMLRLLAVEPGGLPKPVADSQSKTPALDYFCRDLSQLARDGKLDPVIGRAREIERVIQILSRRKKNNPVLIGEAGVGKTAIVEGLAQQIIAGQVPEQISGKRVLALDLAAVVAGTKYRGQFEERLKAVMNELKTASDAILFLDELHTIVGAGGAEGALDASNMLKPALARGEIQCVGATTMDEYRKHIEKDAALERRFQSIVVEPPGVEETIRILKGLQSKYEEHHKIKYSGEAIESAVRLSDRYISDRFLPDKAIDVIDEAGSRARLGASEPPLEIKALDGELEQIVLSKIAAVKKQDYEGAASWRDAERNKKQEIERLKAAWKKSREQIRVVIGEEDIAYVVARWTGIPIVKLEEKESARLLKMEQELSKRVVGQDQAISAISRAVRRTRAGIKDPKRPMGSFIFLGPTGVGKTELARTLAAFLFEDENALIRVDMSEYMEKHAVSRMMGAPPGYVGYEEGGQLTEKVRRRPYSVVLLDEIEKAHPDVFNVLLQVLEDGLLTDSYGRKVSFKNTVVIMTSNLGAREIKKGVSLGFQSSDDQQSFDLMKDKVLAELKKTFNPEFLNRVDETVVFHSLGEPEMEQIVEILAGQLSARLAEKDIRIKLSPEAKQLLAEKGFDPSSGARPVKRTIQRLVEDPLSEEILKGSVKPGDAVEVEAKAGIIHFKPAKGRAVSGKKKA